The genomic stretch aggttgttggtggaggagtgtagtgcggcgcaacacccggcgccaacgtggaacctgcacaacacaatcaaagtactttgccccaacgtaacagtgaggttgtcaatctcaccggcttgctgaaaacaaaggattaagcgtatcgagtggaagatggtgtttgtttgcaaagaacagtaagaacaatgattgcagtagaatgtattcagatgtaaaagaatggaccggggtccacagttcactagtggtgtctctccaataagataactaacatgctgggtgaacaaattacaggcgggcaattgacaaataaagattcaatacatatcaatgatgattactatgtgatttaatcagggcattacgacaaagtacatagaccgctatccagcatgcatctatgcctaaataatccaccttcaggttatcatccgaacccctttcagtattaagttgtaaacaacagataattgcattaagtatggtgcgtaatgtaatcaacacaaatatccttagacaaagcattgatgttttatccctagtagcaacaacacatccacaaccttagaacatactgtcacgatcccgcattcaatggaggcatgaacccactatcgagcataattactccctcttggagttacaagtatcaacttggccgagcctctactagcaacggagagcatgcaagaacataaacaacacatatatgatagattgataatcaacttgacataatattctatattcatcggatcccgccaaacacaacatgtagcattacaaatagatgatcttgatcatgttaggcagctcacaagatctaaacaatgatagcacaagcggagaagacaaccatctagctactgccatggacccatagtccaaggatgaactactcacgcatcaatccggaggcggacatgatgatgtagagcccctccggtgatgattcccctcttcggcagggtgccggaggtgatctcctgaatcccccgagatgggattcgcgacggcggcgtctctggaaggttttccgtatcgtggctctcggtacaggggtttcgcgacgaaggctatatgtaggcggaagggtaggtcagggagcgacgcgagggcccacacactaggccggcgcggccggggcttgggccgcgccgccctggtgtgtggccacctcgtggccccacttcgtttcccttcggtcttccggaagcttcgtgtaaaaataggaccccgggcgttgatttcgtccaattccgagaatatttccttactaggatttcgaaaccaaaaacagcgagaaaacaacaatcggcacttcggcatcttgttaataggttagtgccggaaaatgtataataatgctgtaaagtatgtataaaacattcaagtattatcataaaagtagcattgaacataagaaattatagatacgtttgatacgTATCATGATTTTTGGATGATTCCATCTACCGAAGGGGCGTCCCAAACAACTAGCCATATTGCCATCGACATTCATTACTTTAGTCATCACATAGAAGAATTCTATATCATCCTCGCTACAAAGGTTTTCCATTCCAACCCAAGGTTCCCAGAGCGGTCCAAGCGAAACATGGCCAACGATGACGCAAAGCTCTTTCGAATTTGTCCATGTTTAGAATGTCAAGGCCTCCAAGGGAGGTGGGCCTGCATACCTATTTTTGTTTAACCTTGCACTTTCCTCCAAAAGCTCTATCGGAACTCGCCCAAAAAAGCCTCTTGTGATTTTTTGGATGACATGGAGAGCTCAAGGCTCCACCGAAACCTCGAGGATGGTGAGACGGTATATTTCCTGCGAGGTGAGCACCGATTTAACAAGGGCTTTGCAGTCTGCATTGTTCAAGTATCTTCCATCCCAAAGTAAGAGACACTTGGATGCTTTGTCTTCGAGGTATTTGCTTTATCTTCGAGGTATTGCAAGTGGATTCTTTGAAGTATTTTAACCAAGAAAGGGAGGTCGGGTATCTCATTGGGAATGTGGTCGTAGTAGCCAAGAGGTCATGAAGGATGGAATGAAGGTCCTCCTCATCGCATTGGATATATAGGAGCCATAAGGTCCTTAAAAAAATAGTCGTTATTGTTAAGAATGCAGGCGAGGTTGGAGATATCGTCAAGGAAAGGTGCCACGAAGATGGCCGCATCATCGGCATAGAGAAAAGTTCTAAGGTGTGCCACCTTCTCGCGTAGGCGATGAAGAAAACAATAATGTGCTCCCAATTGGAGGATGCATTGTAGGGGTCTATGGCAATGTCGAAAATCAAAGGAGAGAGTGAGACTCCTTGTTAGAATCCCCTCCTAGTCTTGATAAGGGAGCGTGGAATACCATTGAGAAACATCCGCGAAGAAGAGGAGTGAAAAAAGCGCCACGGCCAAATCACGAAAACAGGGCGGGAACCCAAGGTGTTGTACAAGATTCAATATATATCGCCACATCACTGAGTCAAAGGCTTTCTTGATATCGAGCTTGAGGAAAATGGTGGCCTTCTTTCGCCGATGGAGCCATCTTACATAGTTGCGCAAAAACATGAAGTTGCCATGGATGTTTGTTCgtttaatagaggcactttggatGACTAGAAGAAGATGATTCATGTGAGGGACGAGTCGCAAGGATAAAAAGAATTTCCACAATcttggcaaaaccatgaatgggaCTGATTGGCCTATAGTCAGTGATCTCCACCGCCCCATCTCTTTTGGGGATCGGAGAAACAGTTGATGACCGCCATCACATCCCCTTTGATTGTTTGCCCTACCAATCAACCTATAGTTGGTGCCCACATTTGCCCACATCCCCTTTGATTGTTTGCCCTACCAATCAACCTATAGTTGGTGCCCACATTTGCCCTACAAATTTTTGGCAGCCCATGAAGTTTTGGTCCTTCATGGAGATCAGTGATTCATACGCTACAATCTTAGTTTACTCTCTTATTCCTTCTCGTTCTTGTTTTGACTTCCTTTCTTTTCTGTTGCCTTTCGTATCTAGACTACCCTAACTTGCTTaggaaaaggctttgatgttgttgttgctggtgcaTGAAGTTTTGGTCCTTCCTGGTTTGTACATCTTGCCAACTCTTCTCAGATTTCCTTCATAAATCTTGCCAACTTTTCCGCCAACATGAGATCATAAAAAATATCTAACCAATATTTTGGCTAGCCCGTGGTTGCCGAAATTGTGGTAAGCCATGCTATGGCATGAACCAAAAAAATACCCCAAGGCTCCAAGTACCGCAAGTTTGCAACAACTCAACACAAGTACCATTCCAGGTAAGGTAAGGGACAAGTTAGACACGACCTGGGACCGTGAGGCAGACACCATTTAGTTCAATTTTTCTACACTACAGTACATCCCTATGAAAATTAGCATAAACACAGAAAAGAAGAAGTCAATCTCTCAAAAATAGTAAGTACGATAAAAACGGTACAGATACATTGACAGCAAAAGGCGAGGCAAGGCAGATGGCCTTGAAACATATCAATAACCAGGACCAACAAGTCAGGCAAGCCGATCAAACAACCCTCTGAATTTGGTACATGGTCACCCTCAAAAAACGCCTGCAGCATACAACACGTACAGGGAAACAAGAGTGATCATGCCCCCGGAACCGTATACCCATCGAAATCACGCAAGAGAAGCAGAGTCGTCGTCACATGAGATTGTTTCAGCCCTGACCAAAATAAGCAGAAAGAAGGGTATAGAAAGTGTTGCTAGCCTGAGCCAGTGTGGCCTGCCTTTGCAGTTACATGTATCTACAAAGCTAGAGGAGCGGTTCAGTGGGAACTGTTGTTTCGCCCCGCGACGACCCAACGCACATCATGAGTCATTTCTAGACGGTAAACCGCTGTCGCATCTGTACACCTTTCATCTCGAACGTGCTAGGGATCTCTTTGAGCCAGGAATACCGCATTTCTCCACCTGAAAGATGATGGCATTTTCCTTAGCAAGCAGAAGTAAAGCATCCAGATGATATTTTAGTTCAAGCTCCAATCTCATGGTGCATCCAGATGCTTTTTCATTTCAAGTTTAAGtctcatagtgcttccttcacagATCAAATTCAAGAGTGATCACAGACTGGCATTAGACAAGGAACTTACCAGTATCTGAATACGCGGACTCGTCGTAGTACGCACAATCCCTTCCATCAGCGCTGCTATACGGGGGTCCCATCACGTCAAGCACCGCACAAGGGGTTAGCGCCGTGAAACAGTGCAAATTGCCTCCATTCTCAGGATAGAGAACTATAGTCTCCGCTGAAGCATCAACAACAGCATCCGTATTTATCTTTGCTAAACGAGCCCCTGCGTTTAGGAAAACGAGAAATGGATCAGAAAACGAAGTTTGATAGGCAGGTTGGTTTTCTAAAACAGGAACTTCACTAAAGGAACCGAAACCGTAACCAGAAACTTACCATCTGAGGAGGTCGTGAGTGTATTACAATCATTCTCTGGGCTACTTGTAGCCCAGTCATATGACTTGAGGTGCATGGAACCAAAGAGCATCTTGCTAAAGACGGTCATCCCAGGATGGTTGTGGAGAGGAATGACTGCCGACTTGGGTAAACAGAAGATACCAAACTGCACAGAGCACACACAAGCTTTCGGTAAATACATCCCAAGACAGCAAGCTTTTGGACGGAGCTATGGTCTCCACTGTAAAATGTGGAGGGCGGTTGGCTTACCGAAAACTTGGAGCAATCGTAGAAATGTAGATACGTGACTGAGGGAGGCCCTTTAGACTCGGTGTGCCTGAAACATGGCAGACTTGGGTCTATGCCGACATCGCGTGGTTTCAAATCATCTGAAACCAAAAGCATAGTGGTGATCAGACAAAGTGCATTTCAAGTTACGGATTGTCAGGTCAAGCATGGAATGGCATTCGGATATACAACAACAAATGCATGTGCCACCCACTCTGAAATTTCTTGCAAAAACACATTGCAGTAGAACACCCAAGCATTGATTCAGAATGACAATAGTATGCAAAATATGAGAACAGCACTAGCATCTAGTACCGGACTACATGTAAGCACCCAAGTAACTCATACTAGGTTCAGCAAACAATTATGTATACATCAGTAATTCAGTAGGCAGCTGAGTGCATTAGGCTTTTACTGAAACATTTGTACTAGCAATGTTGAATGTAAGCAAAGGACAAAGGGCAGCGGCAATGTTGTTCGAACCAAACTGTACGCAGACAGCACGCACAATCTCATTGGACGAATAAACACTGAGCAGGAAAACATGAGCAGTGCCAATTCCAGTGCCGACAGCGCCCCGAAAACGCTGTCAGGTTTAGTGGAATACATATTATCGTTCCTCCAGCTGCAACGGCATGGCACACGGGGGGCAGACATGCGGGCGCATGCATAGAAAAAGCCCCCCGAGAGTGCGAGACCTTGTGGCATGCCAAAAATGGAGTGCCGAAGGTAGGAAGGAGTCACGGGTGGGCGAAAGGAACCGCGACGTGGACACCTCGGACTCCAAGGCGGGCAGGCCGCAGCGCCCATTCCCGCGATCTGCTAGCGCCATGCCCTAATCATTGCGCTGTCGCTGCTTCCTAAATTCCTAATCACGGGAGACATGGATGGGTAGAGGGATAGAATTTGCCGGATCGACGCGGCCGTCGAATCGGACTTTTCAACGGCCGGTGTACTACCTCAGACGTGAGGATTATCGAGGCGGCTACGTACTGAGGATGGAGCGGTCCGCGAAAGCTAATTGGAGCATGGAGCGGGAGCGGAGAGCGGGGGTACGTACTGAGGATGGCGGCGAGGCGCGCGACGGCTTGGGGCGGCGGCACGAAGCCCGGGGCGGATTCGGAGAAGACCTCTTTGCTGGTGTCGAAGAGGCGCTGCATCGGGCTCGGGGTCGTCGGGGAGGGCGATGGCGatgcggcgacgagggcggcggccgcggcggtggcggcggcggacttcCTGTGGCGGCGGCGTGGCTTGCGGGACGAGGCCCGCGCGTCGGGGGTGAGGTCGGCGGTGGCCCTGCCCCTGTTGTCCCCTCCGAGCTGCGCCACCGGCATAATAGTCGCCGACGGGAGGCGGATTCACCGGCGGTATCTCGGGCCGCGGAGGTGGTCGGGCCGCGCGGGATGGGAGAGGcggggggtcggcggcgtgcacGAGGGTCCGGGAGGGGGGCAGGGGCGGGTATAAAATGGGCAAGGCATCCATGTAGTACGTATGTATCGGAAGGAAGGCGACGAACCCGGGAACGGGAAGCAGCAAAACCGGGGGCGGACGAGGGAAGGAAGACGAAACTGATGCGGCAGACCAAACTGCTTTTCTCTGTGTTCTGTTCCGCACCACTTTCCCGTGGGCGCATACTGCTTCCGGTTTCCATCTACTACTCCTGTTTGTCTATCTATTTATTTTCCGGATCCGTATATACAATTATTATTCCGATACGATTATTTGATTCTGTATTCAATTTATGGATTCTCTCTCGGTCTCTCTGAACTCTGAACTGCATCGGTCTCCCGGTTTGCCAGGTCACGGGACGCCGGGCAGCGGAGCGAGCGACGACCACGTGGAAGCGCGTGCCCGGCACGTGTGCGAGCGTGCCACCGTGGACGCACCAAGCGCTTTCTTCTCCCCCCATCTCATCTGCTCAAACTCAAAAAAAATTATGGCATCTTCGGCGGGGCCTGACCCAAATCGGTCACCCAACTGCTTCTTGGATCGGCCGACGCAAAGGATGCGAGACCGTCTCGCGCCCCGGCCGGCCCGGACACCGCGCACAGCGGTGCCGGCGGCGAAAACTTGATTCGAGTTGCACTGGTAAAAACATGAGTTGCATGGTTCAAAAGTAAAAAATCTAAACTAGAATCACCCGTCGACGTCTCCTTCGTCGTCGGAGACGAGGTCGACGAAGGGCGGGGGCGCCCAAGCAGGCACCTCAGCTGGCTACGCGTGACACGATGGTGGCGGGCTGCACCACGGGATGCTACATGCTCCGGCACCGTTTGCGAGAGTTGGACGACGTCCTCCAGCCCTCACCAGGAGTACTTGGCCTCCTCGTCCGCCTTGGACGCTTCTAGGGCGGCGGTTGTGGCTGCTTCCAGGACGGCAGCTAGAGTCACGTCCTCtgtctcgtcgtcgtcgtcgtcgtggtagAACACCTCGTATTCGATGTCGGGAGCGTCGTCGCCTGGCATGAAATCCCGGCGGCCGCGGATAACCCGGCGCGCCTCGTGCTCCCAGGAGAGGAACTCCCGCCGGTACACCTCCTGATGCTGCATCTCCAACAGCTAGCGGTCGATTCAGCGACGCATCTCCTGGAACAGAGAGTGTCAGCCCGTCGGAGGTGGCGGAATAGGGAGCCTCCCCATGTTCAAGTGCCACCCGTGTGGGAGGGAGACGTCGCGGTGGCGGAAGGGGTCGTCCTACGCCCACCGTAACTGCGCATCCAGCACAGGCACGTAGCGTATGTTGCGGCCCGTCTGGTGAGGGGGAGGAGCCTGAACTGCCCGCGTCGCCGCATGCGGAACACCGAAGAGATGTGGCTGCGGGGGCGAA from Lolium rigidum isolate FL_2022 chromosome 4, APGP_CSIRO_Lrig_0.1, whole genome shotgun sequence encodes the following:
- the LOC124648093 gene encoding plant cysteine oxidase 2-like, which translates into the protein MPVAQLGGDNRGRATADLTPDARASSRKPRRRHRKSAAATAAAAALVAASPSPSPTTPSPMQRLFDTSKEVFSESAPGFVPPPQAVARLAAILNDLKPRDVGIDPSLPCFRHTESKGPPSVTYLHFYDCSKFSFGIFCLPKSAVIPLHNHPGMTVFSKMLFGSMHLKSYDWATSSPENDCNTLTTSSDGARLAKINTDAVVDASAETIVLYPENGGNLHCFTALTPCAVLDVMGPPYSSADGRDCAYYDESAYSDTGGEMRYSWLKEIPSTFEMKGVQMRQRFTV